One Bradyrhizobium zhanjiangense DNA segment encodes these proteins:
- a CDS encoding OpgC domain-containing protein: MTIADQVTGSTIAGTAGAKPAGTKPRAAAPAITLPAIGERELRLDLFRGLALWLIFIDHLPTSLLTWFTIRNYGFSDATEIFIFISGYTAAFVYGRAMLENGVVIATARILRRVWQIYVAHVFLFTIFLAEISYVATSFENPLYTEEMGIMDFLKQPDVTIVQALLLRFRPVNMDVLPLYIVLMLALPLILWSMKWKPDVTLGLSVVLYAVTWEYDLYFSAYPNGFWAFNPLAWQLLFVFGAWCALGGARRMSRILASPVTMWIAIAYLVAAFYVTLTWYVPQLGHLMPKRIEQWMYPIDKTDLDVLRFTHFLALAALTVRFLPRTWPGLKSRWLRPLILCGQHSLEIFCLGVFLAFAGHFILAEVSGGAAMHALISLSGILIMWGVAWVISWYKSVADKSGAKTKNAVGNADLAGGG, from the coding sequence ATGACCATTGCCGACCAAGTGACGGGATCGACGATCGCGGGAACCGCGGGTGCCAAACCCGCAGGCACCAAGCCGCGGGCCGCCGCGCCGGCCATCACGCTGCCGGCCATCGGCGAGCGCGAGCTCCGGCTCGATCTGTTCCGCGGGCTGGCGCTGTGGCTGATCTTCATCGACCATCTGCCAACCAGCCTGCTGACCTGGTTCACCATCCGCAATTACGGCTTCAGCGACGCCACCGAGATCTTCATCTTCATCTCAGGCTACACCGCCGCCTTCGTCTACGGGCGGGCGATGCTGGAGAACGGCGTCGTCATCGCCACCGCGCGCATCCTGCGGCGCGTCTGGCAGATCTACGTCGCCCACGTCTTCTTGTTCACGATCTTCCTCGCCGAGATTTCCTATGTGGCGACCAGCTTCGAAAACCCGCTCTACACCGAAGAGATGGGCATCATGGATTTCCTCAAGCAGCCCGACGTCACCATCGTGCAGGCGTTGCTGCTGCGCTTCCGGCCCGTCAACATGGACGTGCTGCCGCTCTACATCGTGCTGATGCTGGCGCTGCCGTTGATCCTGTGGTCGATGAAGTGGAAGCCCGACGTCACGCTCGGCCTCTCGGTCGTGCTCTACGCGGTGACCTGGGAATATGACCTCTACTTTTCGGCCTATCCGAACGGCTTCTGGGCGTTCAATCCGCTGGCCTGGCAATTGCTTTTCGTCTTCGGTGCATGGTGTGCGCTCGGAGGTGCGCGACGCATGTCGCGCATTCTGGCCTCACCGGTGACGATGTGGATTGCGATCGCCTATCTGGTCGCAGCGTTCTACGTGACGCTGACCTGGTACGTGCCGCAGCTCGGTCACCTCATGCCGAAGCGCATCGAACAGTGGATGTATCCGATCGACAAGACCGATCTCGACGTGCTGCGCTTCACCCATTTCCTGGCGCTGGCCGCGCTCACCGTGCGCTTCCTGCCGCGGACCTGGCCGGGTTTGAAATCGCGCTGGCTGCGGCCGCTGATCCTGTGTGGGCAGCATTCCCTCGAGATCTTCTGTCTCGGCGTCTTCCTGGCCTTCGCCGGCCATTTCATCCTGGCCGAGGTCTCCGGCGGCGCAGCCATGCATGCGTTGATTAGTCTCTCCGGAATCCTGATCATGTGGGGGGTGGCCTGGGTCATTTCGTGGTACAAGAGCGTGGCTGACAAGAGCGGTGCGAAAACCAAAAACGCCGTCGGCAACGCCGATCTGGCGGGAGGGGGCTGA
- the apaG gene encoding Co2+/Mg2+ efflux protein ApaG, whose protein sequence is MYRAVTRQIEVTVEPNFVPEQSSADRSRYFWSYTIVITNSGDETVQLKTRHWIITDASGRQQEVKGEGVVGEQPILAPGERFEYTSGVPLTTASGFMTGRYQMVSESGERFEIDVPTFSLDSPDYKRVLN, encoded by the coding sequence ATGTACCGCGCCGTGACCCGCCAGATCGAAGTGACCGTCGAGCCGAACTTTGTTCCGGAGCAGTCGTCGGCCGACCGCTCCCGCTATTTCTGGTCCTACACCATCGTCATCACCAATTCCGGCGACGAGACCGTGCAGCTGAAGACGCGGCACTGGATCATCACCGATGCCTCCGGCCGCCAGCAGGAGGTGAAGGGCGAGGGCGTCGTCGGCGAGCAGCCGATCCTGGCTCCCGGCGAGCGCTTCGAATATACCTCCGGCGTACCGCTCACGACCGCCTCCGGCTTCATGACCGGCCGCTACCAGATGGTCAGCGAAAGCGGCGAGCGCTTCGAGATCGACGTGCCGACGTTCTCGCTGGACAGCCCGGACTACAAGCGGGTGTTGAATTAG